From one Musa acuminata AAA Group cultivar baxijiao chromosome BXJ2-6, Cavendish_Baxijiao_AAA, whole genome shotgun sequence genomic stretch:
- the LOC103987301 gene encoding uncharacterized protein LOC103987301, whose translation MGNVETMRTSSSRREMGSENRPNTIGCMSGIFHLLSRHHNRSRKRLTSANRKEKPAVASPSRPKLPPPRPIDDEEGKKTEPQRCSCETPRSPTIPQEIRRRPAAAVAAASPDSPRRPSALVARLMGLEDSPAPPVEAAADKRRELLRALEKCDEDLQALRRIIEAVRSAEIKAKVVPSAGGPAGRLEWDGGDPKNQCNGEQPSPVSVLDAVSSPRNRSNGSPNEKQEIMTAGLRMAKPPPRLGEERCNAAQICSFYGRISMEAMPRMVEPKGRAIVEDLGPAKLTESVRQQWRGRRRRRSASRAMGESVEEVWEDGVWEERWEAGRVGVWVEADITWDLVEELVVELFGWCLKLSPPPGTCRKRLCF comes from the exons ATGGGAAACGTGGAGACGATGCGAACCTCGTCATCGCGCCGGGAGATGGGGTCCGAAAACCGCCCCAACACCATCGGTTGCATGTCCGGCATCTTCCACCTCCTTTCCCGTCACCACAACCGCTCCCGGAAACGCCTCACCTCCG CGAACAGGAAGGAGAAGCCCGccgttgcatctccatcgagaccAAAGCTGCCACCTCCGCGGCCGATCGACGACGAGGAAGGGAAGAAGACGGAGCCCCAGCGGTGCTCCTGCGAGACGCCGCGGAGCCCGACAATCCCTCAGGAGATACGGCGGCGGCCGGCCGCAGCCGTCGCCGCCGCATCCCCCGATAGTCCCCGTCGACCTTCGGCACTGGTGGCGAGGCTGATGGGGCTGGAGGACTCGCCGGCTCCGCCGGTGGAAGCGGCGGCGGACAAGCGGCGGGAGCTGCTGCGGGCGCTGGAGAAGTGTGACGAGGACCTCCAGGCCCTGAGGCGGATCATCGAGGCGGTGCGCTCGGCGGAGATCAAGGCCAAGGTGGTCCCGTCGGCAGGCGGACCAGCGGGCCGGCTTGAGTGGGACGGCGGAGATCCCAAGAACCAATGCAACGGCGAGCAACCGAGTCCCGTTTCGGTTCTCGACGCCGTATCGTCTCCTCGGAATCGGTCGAACGGATCCCCGAACG AGAAACAAGAAATCATGACCGCTGGATTGAGGATGGCGAAGCCGCCGCCGCGCTTAG GCGAGGAGAGATGTAATGCTGCCCAAATCTGTTCTTTCTACGGTCGGATCTCGATGGAAGCGATGCCGCGGATGGTGGAGCCGAAGGGACGGGCGATCGTGGAGGACTTGGGACCGGCGAAGCTGACTGAGAGCGTCCGACAGCAATGGCGAgggcggaggaggcggaggagcgcGAGCCGGGCGATGGGGGAGAGCGTGGAGGAGGTGTGGGAGGACGGGGTGTGGGAGGAGAGGTGGGAGGCGGGGAGAGTAGGGGTGTGGGTGGAGGCTGACATCACGTGGGACTTGGTGGAGGAGCTTGTCGTGGAGCTGTTTGGGTGGTGTCTCAAGTTGTCGCCTCCGCCGGGGACCTGTAGGAAGAGGTTGTGCTTCTAG